A single region of the Deinococcus roseus genome encodes:
- a CDS encoding WD40 repeat domain-containing protein translates to MLLIPHLGQLYWASGVLVSGIPPVLVGLYNEALGFSADGQKLLVGSWEEVQIHDLKNHVLISENKHDDYMGSFYQHFHFSKDNQQMMGFGWQPHYKLVDMHGATLGSEEDFSTAEGRPLLYNGEDFAYDPDRKILTVDFPGEKTRFFHREPSTKGVPVSFFNAGHPGRSAFFPTGCREVVRAALNVQQERYAVFCGLEGEIRVFDTRDRKLLHVLRPPDLRCREWVRDMQLSPDGRELGVIHSGEGGPWSWLLDLNTCVYRWDLTQNPPRAHSWWGNQPGAIAFSPDNSVVVVASRMGAWFKRR, encoded by the coding sequence ATGCTGCTCATCCCCCATCTGGGCCAACTCTACTGGGCATCAGGGGTGCTGGTCAGTGGGATTCCTCCGGTGCTTGTTGGACTTTACAACGAGGCACTGGGCTTCAGTGCCGACGGTCAGAAACTCCTTGTGGGTTCCTGGGAAGAAGTTCAAATCCATGACCTGAAAAACCATGTTCTGATCTCAGAAAACAAGCATGACGATTACATGGGGTCGTTTTACCAGCATTTTCATTTCAGCAAGGACAACCAGCAGATGATGGGTTTTGGCTGGCAACCCCACTACAAATTGGTGGACATGCATGGCGCGACCCTGGGATCCGAGGAGGACTTTTCCACTGCAGAGGGTCGTCCCCTGCTGTACAACGGGGAAGATTTTGCTTATGACCCGGACAGGAAAATCCTGACGGTGGATTTTCCAGGTGAGAAGACCCGGTTCTTCCACCGGGAGCCTTCAACAAAGGGGGTGCCGGTTTCTTTTTTCAACGCTGGTCACCCAGGTCGTTCAGCCTTTTTTCCCACGGGTTGTCGTGAGGTGGTTCGTGCTGCACTGAATGTCCAGCAGGAACGGTATGCTGTGTTTTGTGGTTTGGAGGGGGAAATCCGGGTGTTTGACACCAGAGACAGGAAATTGCTGCATGTCCTGCGACCACCAGACCTGCGGTGCCGGGAGTGGGTGAGGGACATGCAACTCTCTCCAGATGGCAGGGAACTGGGAGTGATCCATTCGGGGGAGGGTGGACCCTGGTCGTGGCTGCTGGATTTGAACACCTGCGTGTACCGCTGGGATTTAACCCAGAATCCACCCAGGGCGCATTCCTGGTGGGGGAATCAACCTGGGGCCATTGCTTTCAGTCCAGACAACTCAGTGGTGGTGGTTGCCAGCAGAATGGGGGCCTGGTTCAAGCGACGCTGA
- the bshA gene encoding N-acetyl-alpha-D-glucosaminyl L-malate synthase BshA — protein sequence MHVAILCHSTLGGSGVVASELALSLAQRDITVHVLSDQKPFRLEIPEELQDRLLFHPIETVNHPVLPGNLFSLSTITQLLQLTYQYPIDLVNVHYAIPFAPSAVFAREIAEGRFKVVTTLHGTDVTLLGQHPALKATLRYSLEQSDALTAVSDSLAQEARRIFDLSRYRPIHVIPNWVNGERFTFQDDPQNDFPLLMHASNFREVKRTRDVIWILHEVLKHRTVNLRMVGDGPDREACQQLAFELGIHPHIEWFAPTVHIERHLQQADVLLLPSENESFGLIALEAMACGVPVVASHTGGLPEVVVHGSSGLLRPVGDVEGMAASVLNILSDHNTHLGMRRAACKRSQRFQEDLIVPEYLRVFQGLVSRTLNQQSGIPALWQDIPAYPQPHLEDA from the coding sequence ATGCACGTCGCCATCCTCTGCCACTCCACCCTGGGGGGTTCCGGGGTGGTCGCCAGTGAACTCGCCCTCTCGCTTGCACAGAGGGACATCACGGTGCACGTGCTTTCCGACCAGAAACCCTTCCGGCTGGAGATCCCGGAGGAGTTGCAAGACCGACTGCTCTTTCACCCGATTGAAACGGTGAACCATCCGGTGCTGCCCGGCAATTTGTTTTCGCTGTCCACCATCACCCAACTCTTGCAACTCACCTACCAGTACCCCATTGACCTGGTGAACGTGCATTACGCCATTCCTTTCGCTCCGAGCGCCGTGTTTGCCCGGGAGATCGCAGAGGGGCGCTTCAAGGTGGTCACCACCCTGCACGGCACCGACGTGACCCTGCTGGGGCAGCATCCAGCCCTCAAAGCCACCCTCAGGTACAGCCTGGAGCAATCCGACGCCCTCACGGCAGTCTCTGACAGCCTGGCCCAGGAGGCCCGGCGCATCTTTGACCTCAGCCGTTACCGCCCCATCCATGTGATCCCCAACTGGGTGAACGGTGAACGCTTCACCTTTCAGGACGATCCCCAGAACGACTTCCCCCTGTTGATGCACGCCTCAAACTTCCGGGAAGTCAAACGCACCCGTGATGTGATCTGGATTCTGCATGAAGTGCTGAAACACCGCACCGTGAACCTGCGCATGGTTGGGGACGGACCCGACCGGGAAGCCTGTCAGCAACTGGCTTTTGAACTCGGCATTCACCCTCACATCGAGTGGTTCGCGCCCACCGTGCACATCGAGCGTCATTTGCAGCAAGCCGATGTGCTGCTCTTGCCCAGCGAAAATGAATCCTTCGGGCTCATCGCCCTGGAGGCCATGGCCTGTGGGGTTCCGGTGGTTGCCTCCCACACGGGGGGCCTGCCGGAAGTGGTGGTGCACGGCTCCAGTGGTCTGCTGAGGCCCGTGGGAGATGTGGAAGGCATGGCCGCATCCGTGCTGAACATCCTGTCCGATCACAACACCCACCTGGGGATGCGCCGTGCAGCCTGCAAACGCAGCCAGCGCTTCCAGGAGGATTTGATCGTGCCTGAATACCTGCGGGTGTTTCAGGGCCTGGTGTCCAGGACCCTCAACCAGCAGAGCGGCATCCCGGCACTGTGGCAGGACATTCCAGCCTACCCCCAACCTCACCTGGAGGACGCATGA
- a CDS encoding cation:proton antiporter — MQLLDAFAVLVTLTALFAYLNARFFKLPPTIGVTLVGLIASVLIFLLQGLGLNLVPVARDLLAHIDFNTFLMQGILSFLLFAGALGVDVDVLRKYRTPVLVLAVFSTLISTFLIGGLTYLLLNVFGLSVPFLYTLLFGALISPTDPIAVLDLLKRAKVPPKLESIIAGESLFNDGVGVVVFSVIAALAFGGGHGAEHAFGGADILKLFLQEAIGGLVFGGVIGYLAFLMLRSIDSYIPELLITVALVMGGYALARELHVSGPLAMVAAGLIIGQQGRRDAMSDVTRHHVDQFWEMIDQLLNAVLFVLIGLEILLLDLQGISLPLMLATVPVVVLSRYLSVGFPVLLLKKRYTLSRYTTRILTWGGLRGGIAIALALSIPPADSERNLLLVLTYVVVVFSILVQGLTVMPLIRKGQQAAMKVTP, encoded by the coding sequence ATGCAACTGCTCGATGCTTTCGCTGTGCTGGTCACCCTCACTGCACTTTTCGCTTACCTGAACGCGCGGTTCTTCAAGTTGCCCCCCACCATCGGGGTGACCCTGGTGGGACTCATCGCCTCGGTGTTGATTTTCCTCCTGCAGGGCCTGGGGCTCAACCTGGTTCCGGTGGCCCGGGATCTGCTGGCCCACATTGATTTCAACACCTTCCTGATGCAGGGCATCCTCAGTTTTCTGCTGTTTGCCGGTGCCCTGGGAGTGGATGTGGATGTGCTGCGAAAATACCGCACGCCCGTGCTGGTCCTCGCGGTGTTCAGCACCCTGATTTCCACCTTTTTGATTGGGGGCCTCACCTACCTGCTGCTGAATGTGTTTGGCCTGTCCGTGCCGTTCCTTTACACCCTCCTGTTCGGTGCCCTGATTTCGCCCACCGACCCCATTGCTGTGCTGGACTTGCTCAAGCGGGCCAAGGTCCCCCCCAAACTGGAAAGCATCATCGCAGGGGAGTCCCTGTTCAACGATGGGGTCGGTGTGGTGGTCTTCAGTGTCATTGCCGCCCTGGCCTTCGGAGGAGGGCACGGGGCAGAGCACGCGTTTGGAGGGGCGGACATCCTGAAGTTGTTCTTGCAAGAGGCCATTGGGGGCCTGGTGTTTGGCGGGGTCATCGGGTACCTGGCGTTTTTGATGCTCAGAAGCATCGACAGTTACATCCCGGAACTGCTGATCACCGTGGCCCTGGTGATGGGCGGGTACGCCCTGGCCCGTGAACTGCACGTGTCTGGTCCGCTGGCGATGGTGGCCGCAGGACTGATCATCGGACAGCAGGGCAGAAGGGACGCCATGAGTGACGTGACCCGCCACCATGTCGATCAGTTCTGGGAGATGATCGATCAACTGCTCAACGCGGTGCTGTTCGTGCTGATCGGACTGGAGATCCTGCTGCTGGATTTGCAGGGCATCAGCCTGCCGCTCATGCTGGCCACCGTTCCGGTGGTGGTGCTCTCCCGCTACCTGAGTGTGGGCTTCCCGGTGCTGCTGCTCAAAAAACGCTACACCCTGTCCAGGTACACCACCCGCATCCTCACCTGGGGTGGACTCCGGGGAGGGATTGCCATTGCACTCGCGCTCTCGATTCCCCCGGCGGACAGTGAGCGCAACCTGCTGCTGGTGCTCACCTACGTGGTGGTGGTGTTCAGCATCCTGGTGCAGGGCCTCACCGTGATGCCCCTGATCCGAAAGGGCCAGCAGGCCGCCATGAAGGTCACCCCATGA
- a CDS encoding sensor histidine kinase yields MLIRERLSLWYGTLCGFLLLTLSLLSYGFYVKSQYQDVDRLLILTGNHVAAGITTADRSYVLDADSNDVAIRLYFADGKLRRTSRNADLLPETDPTLPLERNAKPLMPLWIRLLPTLDALQKIPEHAAFGTVLIEGERWRRYVVRLERQGQVLGFLETLSPLGRLDEAIHTLLRVLLTLTLALAVLAAVLAWLVSGMALRPIARLTRTADQIAHSQDLSQRVERFPLRDELGVLARTLNHMLSSLEGAVKAQQHFFADASHELRTPITIVRGNLELMRRYPTMLPDEREDILHDAELEMSRLGRLVEDLLILAKKDAGIELLQENVPYSEVVLQAFRDAQQLRNGQEVHLENTAGVWVRGDPDRLKQLLLILLDNALTYTPAGGTVTVRTWVHNQRVITEVQDTGMGIPAEDLPHVFDRFHRSSEAKRQHPTGSGLGLAIAKWLTEQHHGEIQLKSTEGEGTCVSFNLGTLEQQPAIRSHPAN; encoded by the coding sequence ATGCTGATCCGTGAGCGGCTCTCTTTGTGGTATGGCACCCTGTGTGGTTTCTTGCTGCTGACCCTTTCCCTGTTGTCTTACGGCTTTTACGTGAAAAGCCAGTACCAGGATGTGGACCGCCTGCTGATCCTCACCGGGAACCATGTGGCCGCAGGCATCACCACGGCGGACCGTTCTTACGTGTTGGACGCCGACAGCAACGACGTGGCCATCCGACTGTACTTTGCGGATGGAAAGCTGCGCAGAACCTCCCGGAACGCCGACCTTCTCCCAGAGACCGACCCAACCTTGCCTCTGGAAAGGAACGCGAAGCCCCTGATGCCGCTGTGGATTCGCCTGCTGCCCACCCTGGATGCCCTGCAAAAAATCCCAGAGCATGCTGCTTTCGGCACGGTGTTGATTGAAGGGGAACGCTGGCGCAGGTACGTGGTGCGCCTGGAACGCCAGGGGCAGGTGCTGGGATTCCTGGAGACCCTCAGTCCCCTGGGCCGTCTGGATGAAGCCATCCACACCTTGCTGCGGGTGCTGCTGACCCTGACCCTGGCGCTGGCCGTGCTGGCTGCGGTGTTGGCCTGGCTGGTCTCCGGGATGGCCCTCAGACCCATTGCCCGGCTGACCCGCACAGCAGACCAGATTGCCCACTCTCAGGACCTTTCCCAGCGGGTGGAGCGTTTTCCACTGCGGGATGAACTCGGGGTGCTGGCCCGCACCCTCAACCACATGCTGTCCAGTCTGGAAGGGGCAGTGAAAGCCCAGCAGCATTTCTTTGCGGACGCTTCCCATGAACTCAGGACCCCCATCACCATCGTGCGGGGCAACCTGGAACTCATGCGGCGTTACCCCACCATGCTCCCAGACGAGCGAGAAGACATCCTGCATGACGCAGAACTGGAAATGTCCCGGCTGGGACGGCTGGTGGAGGATTTACTGATCCTGGCCAAAAAAGACGCAGGCATTGAACTCCTTCAGGAGAACGTCCCTTACTCCGAGGTGGTCTTGCAGGCCTTTCGGGACGCCCAGCAACTCAGGAACGGCCAGGAGGTGCACCTTGAAAACACAGCAGGGGTGTGGGTGCGGGGAGACCCGGACCGCCTGAAGCAGCTCCTTTTGATTCTCCTGGACAACGCCCTCACTTACACCCCTGCTGGAGGGACCGTGACCGTGCGCACCTGGGTGCACAACCAGCGGGTGATCACCGAAGTTCAGGACACCGGCATGGGCATTCCTGCAGAGGATCTCCCGCATGTGTTTGACCGCTTCCACAGGTCCAGTGAAGCCAAAAGGCAACATCCCACGGGCAGCGGTCTGGGGCTTGCCATTGCGAAGTGGCTCACCGAGCAGCACCACGGGGAAATTCAGTTGAAGAGCACCGAAGGTGAAGGCACCTGCGTGTCCTTCAATCTTGGAACCCTGGAACAACAACCAGCAATCCGTTCTCACCCTGCCAACTGA
- a CDS encoding response regulator transcription factor, with the protein MQTVLVVDDDPRMLAMVRRGLAFEGYRVLEAPCGQDALQVLRNGEVDLVVLDVMLPDLSGLEVLRKFRAAGEDTPVVLLTARDKPHQQVEGLEVGADDYITKPFSFEVLLARIRLILRKRSPDRSELRFSDVLIDLQRHQVRRGDRNLHLTPLEFKLLQTLMENPERVFSKPMLLDRVWGMEYFGDANVVEVVVSGLRQKLEEGGDSRLIHTIRGAGYILRED; encoded by the coding sequence ATGCAAACCGTGCTGGTGGTGGATGACGACCCGAGGATGCTGGCCATGGTCCGCCGGGGACTGGCCTTCGAGGGATACCGGGTGCTGGAAGCCCCTTGTGGGCAAGACGCCCTGCAGGTCCTGCGCAACGGAGAGGTGGATTTGGTGGTGCTGGATGTGATGCTGCCTGACCTCAGTGGCCTGGAGGTGCTCCGAAAATTCAGGGCCGCCGGGGAAGACACCCCGGTGGTTTTGCTGACCGCCCGCGACAAACCCCACCAGCAGGTGGAAGGACTGGAGGTGGGAGCGGACGACTACATCACCAAACCCTTCTCTTTCGAGGTGCTGCTGGCCCGCATCCGGTTGATTTTGCGCAAACGGTCACCGGACCGTTCCGAGTTGCGTTTCAGTGACGTGCTGATCGACCTGCAACGCCACCAGGTCCGTCGGGGAGACAGAAACCTGCACCTCACCCCTTTGGAATTCAAACTCCTGCAGACCCTCATGGAGAACCCGGAGCGGGTGTTCTCCAAGCCGATGCTGCTGGACCGCGTGTGGGGCATGGAGTACTTCGGGGATGCCAACGTGGTGGAGGTGGTGGTCAGTGGCCTGAGGCAGAAACTCGAAGAGGGCGGGGACAGCCGCCTGATTCACACCATCCGCGGGGCCGGGTACATCCTGCGGGAAGACTGA
- a CDS encoding PRC-barrel domain-containing protein yields MLTVKTLMETGEIHTPHRKVGQVMDVVINHELGRVIAYLLRSEPFHTQEAVLFDALMYHSEHRGYVQSSDDVVPLIKLPRLQKLAEDYQVIGKPWLDFQGREIGTVEDISFDEQTGHVTYYKVKFHPHVPVSTPMVSAALSPFRGQ; encoded by the coding sequence ATGCTCACCGTAAAAACCCTGATGGAAACCGGAGAAATCCACACCCCCCACCGCAAAGTTGGACAGGTCATGGACGTGGTGATCAACCATGAACTTGGTCGGGTGATTGCCTACCTGCTGCGCTCAGAGCCCTTCCACACCCAGGAAGCGGTGCTGTTTGATGCCCTGATGTACCACAGTGAACACCGCGGGTACGTGCAGTCCAGCGACGATGTGGTGCCTCTCATCAAGTTGCCCCGCCTGCAAAAACTGGCCGAGGACTACCAGGTGATCGGCAAACCCTGGCTGGATTTCCAGGGCCGGGAGATTGGCACCGTGGAGGACATCTCCTTCGATGAGCAGACTGGGCACGTAACGTACTACAAAGTGAAATTCCATCCTCACGTCCCAGTGTCCACCCCCATGGTTTCTGCGGCCCTCAGCCCATTCCGGGGGCAGTGA
- a CDS encoding SLC13 family permease encodes MNEAHGLIASLGVHLTQDEMRLWAVALFVGTYVLIILEKYIHRTIAALLGASVMMVLGILTPAEGWMSIDFNTIFLLFGMMNIVTVLSHSGFFGLVARRGVLLTRGNPTRILWVFSLLTAVFSAFLDNVTTVLFMVPVMIQVTKQLKLNPIPYVIALVLASNTGGTTTLIGDPPNIIIGSIASKSFNDFLVNVAPYASLAFLLGLGVMQLLMKRAGHLTAQLSAAEFKSQFESQRADPVDVPLMLKALGIFLLTIVLFIVARPLGLEAGVIALLTSTILALMTGLSAGWILEKVEWTTLIFFMGLFVVIGGLEHTGVFTLIAEKLQTLIATDIHLGILILGFSSALISGFVDNIPFTISMAKVLQTMQTTLGPTMDPLWWALSLGACLGGNLTLIGASANIVSADLADREGYKITFLGFMKYGTPVAFVTVTVALLLFWWVHS; translated from the coding sequence ATGAACGAGGCACACGGTCTCATTGCTTCCCTGGGGGTGCACCTGACGCAAGACGAGATGAGGCTCTGGGCGGTGGCCCTCTTTGTGGGCACTTACGTGCTGATCATCCTGGAGAAATACATCCACCGCACCATTGCTGCTTTGCTGGGGGCCTCGGTGATGATGGTCCTGGGCATCCTGACCCCAGCAGAGGGCTGGATGAGCATCGACTTCAACACCATCTTTCTCCTCTTTGGCATGATGAACATCGTCACTGTGCTAAGCCACTCTGGCTTTTTCGGTCTGGTGGCACGGCGTGGAGTGCTGCTCACCCGGGGCAACCCAACCCGCATTTTGTGGGTGTTTTCCTTGCTGACCGCAGTGTTCTCGGCTTTTCTGGACAACGTGACCACCGTGCTGTTTATGGTGCCCGTGATGATCCAGGTCACAAAGCAACTGAAACTCAATCCCATCCCTTATGTGATTGCCCTGGTGCTGGCCTCGAACACGGGAGGGACCACCACCCTGATTGGAGATCCCCCGAACATCATCATCGGGTCCATCGCATCAAAAAGCTTCAATGATTTTCTGGTCAACGTCGCCCCTTACGCTTCGCTGGCTTTCCTGCTGGGCCTCGGGGTGATGCAACTGCTGATGAAACGTGCAGGCCATCTGACAGCACAGCTTTCAGCCGCAGAATTCAAAAGTCAGTTTGAATCCCAGAGGGCAGATCCTGTGGATGTGCCCCTGATGCTCAAAGCCCTGGGGATCTTTCTGCTGACCATCGTGCTGTTCATTGTTGCCCGTCCGCTGGGTCTGGAAGCCGGTGTGATTGCGCTCCTGACCAGCACCATCCTGGCCCTGATGACCGGGCTTTCTGCTGGCTGGATTCTGGAGAAAGTCGAATGGACCACCCTGATTTTCTTCATGGGCCTCTTTGTGGTGATTGGCGGACTGGAGCACACTGGGGTTTTCACCCTGATCGCAGAAAAACTCCAGACCCTGATCGCCACTGACATCCACCTGGGCATTCTGATCCTGGGTTTCTCCAGTGCCTTGATTTCAGGTTTTGTGGACAACATTCCTTTCACCATCAGCATGGCGAAAGTGCTGCAGACCATGCAGACCACGCTAGGACCCACCATGGACCCCTTGTGGTGGGCACTGTCGCTGGGGGCCTGCCTGGGTGGCAACCTGACCCTGATTGGGGCCAGTGCCAACATCGTTTCTGCAGACCTGGCAGACCGCGAAGGGTATAAGATCACCTTCCTGGGCTTCATGAAATACGGAACCCCAGTGGCCTTTGTGACCGTAACGGTGGCCTTGTTGCTGTTCTGGTGGGTCCATTCCTGA